In Portunus trituberculatus isolate SZX2019 chromosome 24, ASM1759143v1, whole genome shotgun sequence, a single genomic region encodes these proteins:
- the LOC123508109 gene encoding LOW QUALITY PROTEIN: serine/arginine repetitive matrix protein 2-like (The sequence of the model RefSeq protein was modified relative to this genomic sequence to represent the inferred CDS: inserted 1 base in 1 codon): MVSTLHITLVNNQPSSQWLGRSASCEETNLLGFSSTLTPTSKTTSLSTSSVLRPQAPGTGVTGLSTTHGLVTPTPYSPSAGPRASSWSPVRLKTKPLPDFLKKLNPESAPVASPGTKTSWCRAAASQGPGRPGVATSTGDVKVGQVSPTLAARWPHAAKSDSSKPEVSPRADRKVLGIPVSSAAVSSVTVSQVAPPGRPPTPQGERRRLSGGSPSMTRKEVSPAPTNDPSVKSAAEPSRVLHEASSVADQNTTKSDQLDEPQGSSRRSSLDSAKKESPTVARKLMSDTAWLTSSNRSATLPALKTSSAPWQQRPNRLSSASLQRFEDSVHSGGGREGVGGGVMEDGGPHTRVAPASSTHRKANSLPGYYSRGSTLHQPSFREAFNTSKSPTPPARNDSAPAAPPRGPTSPRTPRVVAVPSVPPQQQRQQQHHQQQQNSRQHQNHHKQKQQQSTNQLQEYQKQHQQQLQQQLRQKQLQQQQQQQLLWQQHQQQQRLQESHRQNAQQQIKSQRQPKLPHQGTAPPISQGRQPPRQEPPPPKPVPSSPEKKNKKSILSGIFRRRKKGSSSTSSSSSDSSSSDNEEPPQRRSFLRRRSKKKEKKDPILPAPSIPPAEERLSRSYCDFPDGSDLRSYRRVRVVPVGTGSLGKETQPLGIPTLTAQPGQLNRLGVSASHDSLPLSLGSWTGGGSHASLGYYSGGGMGTRSSSTDTISKKERREALKARVERLRERIRDTSSDEEKASVSSHSMYGSESSLSKTGSLSRRSRAARTERFLRRKSYELETLRNETEKDRRNREAVQARIEEIQRVREFEAKRNKLNEERKSQSVPKTKPRWSAKLVYQESSEYESSVLLRTPSVSPSASPHMKAKFDGHAKDGVVLRNKPRHVTPSVAVSLPVPSVTSSRRSFQDFDTPTQNTLRGHRSASYDSNINRNSFVTQPPNVPITSSGPTTNRSGLTPPAPPPRDRSRILSPCDGRPMSFSFESLNQEAHRPTSSQSSMSNFTKGSSPSPSVRSVPAYLGPRSNPQPPGPQPMLIPTRRSYSELELSQQQQMEAKNSYPIPPSRPAPPGYPNSHYSYTDQPPRPQNHYYRPQQQQQPNQQVQYYTDQSPQHNKTVPISSVPASPSSDYSSYMSDNSIKLQQANTAWRQKEQEIKNKISVLPSTTPAVISDSSPSNSPKLENGVACSPGRQQQQGEGIYGKIEAKKIRPEPITLKQAESFSSLSGQSDVSSPVPRGPDSDSSQGSLARDKKKQAQNRPLSMVLEKAESGEKETPPGTPKARPQPPLRSNWQPATPESEAMKRNKFKEMIKHKLDSKTEKNITPKEFEDMFQKEKEKLENSKSSNFEEALKELEEIYASLRLDSEDLLDGAERRDLPVHHQTLKDNLLNDKKDLLSDGDSSFHDSERTQSLSGRRSGVPDAKGDDMHFRRCQQSTRNQPDVQKALQMTGSYLLVSPAHVTPSDLDKDMPKDPMMVGEPDVVYDDVSYRNIKKANSIKIIDPQPPFGIPLGPTTQASQNDYLHVTPKENYRPKMTARKQPDTAMDDLAFRNLRKDKGTKEVNTSELDELLCEARAGSPRRRTVRSSSADRAQSLRGDPDRGLKHYTPRQVKHQQETRRVGSQKDNMTDTEVTGHSVSSRHNPSWLERAHLLDPKWDMSTNNLSTSTETLTELSSARAVSQPDIRRAIIREARAPPGGPEELLGGQLHHITASSLATPTAVTLATITVPRLVKVHTVHSAPASPVILDSKTYKPLDSIFNSKPKPFYLTNKETEQKDSTHEQGQQQQQEKKQKKQQQHQEQQQKPQQQDEVDIAKLDALISTLSKIEGNDDLSDSSDTSSKSLGNTPPIDFEMKELKISEPALENVPEPQTVVSESSRKNSVDYEYNSAKANIEKAIRLSMALESYNSEGKEVCSRRRSAVDLPVRESLPSHGNSSISSTNVLSLPSLNPVSNDGSGGAAGSRTLSQSATPQAVPAKASTCTDKVESMVVVSQQVHGRARRSRSVPTSPRTVDTMPLLGKTLTKPLINEAEVSTDGEVECGSECEDSLPSGVSASLALSVQGGDALAEILSPSSCSTVTPNMGQPLSKQQTSSNQNLSIACETQAASQPLSSKDACALADYEIVECESSPASVAHSPATKLSSTAKAPAPPVRLSSLPPXPTLRGTSSTSRLSEQPSLSCDGEVRQGVQAVQRLRGASVPLQQQDNRANDSEGETCDGEVRAGSLPPALLPPADSTGLAQGSGPVGAIGPRSCVPGEGGEFAANGQDNTCFQSLVAACYLLACVTQLAGVDVIAAFGLLLAIASVIITFAR; this comes from the exons ATGGTGTCCACCCTGCACATCACCCTCGTCAACAACCAGCCCTCGTCGCAGTGGCTGGGGCGGAGCGCGTCCTGTGAGGAAACTAACCTACTTGGGTTTTCATCTACATTAACTCCAACCTCCAAAACCACCTCTCTGTCCACCTCCAGTGTCCTGCGGCCCCAGGCTCCTGGCACTGGGGTCACCGGACTGTCCACCACACACGGCCTGGTAACGCCCACCCCTTACAGCCCCTCTGCAGGCCCCAGGGCTTCGTCATGGTCTCCTGTCAGGTTAAAAACCAAACCTTTACCAGACTTTTTGAAGAAACTCAACCCGGAGTCTGCACCAGTGGCCAGCCCTGGGACAAAGACTTCGTGGTGCAGGGCGGCGGCCTCCCAGGGGCCAGGGCGGCCTGGGGTGGCCACGAGCACGGGTGATGTTAAAGTGGGTCAAGTGTCGCCGACCCTCGCTGCCCGCTGGCCACATGCAGCCAAAAGTGATTCGTCAAAGCCTGAAGTTTCCCCAAGGGCGGATCGAAAAGTATTAGGGATTCCAGTATCCTCCGCCGCAGTGTCTTCTGTCACTGTCAGTCAGGTGGCTCCGCCCGGACGACCGCCCACTCCTCAGGGAGAGAGGCGGCGCCTTAGTGGAGGATCGCCCTCTATGACTAGGAAAGAGGTGTCTCCCGCACCCACCAATGACCCGTCTGTCAAATCTGCCGCCGAGCCATCGCGAGTCCTACACGAGGCGTCGAGCGTCGCTGATCAAAACACCACCAAGTCAGATCAGCTTGACGAGCCTCAGGGCAGCAGCCGCCGCTCTTCGCTGGACAGCGCCAAGAAGGAGTCGCCCACCGTGGCCAGAAAGCTTATGAGTGACACAGCTTGGCTCACGTCCTCTAACCGCTCGGCCACCCTGCCCGCCCTCAAGACGTCTTCCGCCCCGTGGCAGCAGCGACCCAATCGCCTGTCCTCCGCCTCACTGCAGCGCTTTGAGGAT AGCGTGCACAGCGGTGGCGGGCGTGAGGGCGTGGGCGGGGGTGTGATGGAGGATGGTGGACCCCACACCCGCGTCGCCCCAGCCTCCTCCACCCATCGCAAGGCCAACTCTCTCCCTGGCTACTATTCTCGGGGCAGCACCCTCCACCAGCCATCCTTCCGCGAGGCTTTCAACACTAGCAAGAGTCCTACACCTCCAGCTCGCAATGATAGCGCTCCAGCTGCGCCACCTCGGGGACCCACCAGCCCCAGAACTCCTAGAGTCGTCGCCGTTCCCTCTGTGCCTCCTCAGCAACAGcgacaacagcagcaccatcaacaacaacaaaattcacGTCAACATCAAAAtcaccacaaacaaaaacaacaacagtcaaCAAATCAGTTGCAGGAGTATCAAaagcagcatcagcaacaacTGCAACAGCAACTACGTCAAAAGCAattacagcagcagcaacaacaacagctgttatggcaacaacatcaacagcaacaaagaCTGCAGGAAAGTCACAGGCAAAATGCTCAACAGCAGATTAAATCACAAAGACAACCAAAGTTACCTCATCAGGGGACAGCACCACCAATATCGCAAGGTCGCCAGCCTCCTCGACAAGAACCTCCTCCGCCCAAGCCAGTTCCTTCCTCAccggagaagaagaacaaaaaatctATTTTGAGTGGTATCTTCAGGCGTCGCAAGAAGGGTTCCAGCAGCACATCCAGCAGTAGTTCAGATAGCAGTAGTTCTGACAATGAGGAACCACCGCAACGCCGTAGCTTTTTGCGGCGCCggagcaagaagaaagagaagaaagatccTATCCTGCCCGCCCCATCGATCCCACCAGCTGAGGAACGCCTGTCACGCTCCTATTGTGACTTCCCTGATGGTAGTGACTTACGAAGCTATCGGAGAGTGAGGGTCGTGCCTGTAGGGACAGGCAGCttaggaaaagaaacacagccTCTCGGTATTCCCACATTAACAGCTCAGCCAGGCCAACTCAATAGACTCGGTGTGTCAGCGTCACATGATTCTCTGCCTCTCAGCCTAGGTTCATGGACTGGTGGTGGCTCCCATGCCTCCCTCGGCTATTACTCAGGAGGTGGTATGGGAACAAGGAGCTCGAGCACGGACACTATTAGCAAGAAAGAGCGACGTGAGGCCCTCAAGGCGCGAGTTGAGCGACTTAGAGAAAGGATTCGTGACACCAGCTCCGATGAAGAGAAGGCATCTGTTTCCTCCCACTCAATGTATGGGAGCGAGTCAAGCCTCAGCAAAACTGGGTCTCTTAGTCGACGTTCAAGAGCAGCGCGAACTGAACGCTTCTTGAGGCGAAAATCTTATGAACTGGAAACGTTGAGAAATGAAACCGAGAAAGACCGACGCAACAGGGAAGCAGTTCAGGCTCGGATTGAAGAGATTCAGCGAGTACGTGAATTtgaagcaaaaagaaacaagctgaatgaggagaggaagagtcaGAGCGTTCCTAAGACCAAGCCACGTTGGTCGGCCAAGCTGGTGTATCAAGAATCAAGTGAGTATGAATCGTCTGTGCTTTTACGAACACCATCAGTGAGTCCTTCAGCAAGTCCTCACATGAAGGCCAAGTTTGATGGTCATGCAAAGGATGGTGTTGTACTGAGGAATAAACCACGTCACGTTACCCCATCAGTAGCAGTCTCATTGCCTGTGCCATCTGTCACGTCCTCGAGAAGAAGCTTCCAGGACTTTGACACTCCTACACAGAACACCTTGAGGGGTCATCGGAGTGCATCATATGACAGCAATATCAATAGAAATTCCTTTGTTACTCAACCCCCAAATGTGCCCATAACCAGTAGTGGACCAACAACAAACAGATCGGGCCTcactcctcctgcacctccaccTCGTGACAGGAGCAGAATATTGTCACCTTGTGATGGGAGACCAATGTCATTCTCATTTGAAAGTTTGAACCAGGAAGCTCATCGACCCACCTCAAGCCAGTCCAGTATGAGCAATTTTACTAAAGGATCAAGTCCAAGCCCCAGTGTGCGGTCTGTGCCTGCATATCTAGGACCACGCTCTAACCCACAACCTCCAGGACCTCAACCAATGCTGATACCCACTCGTCGCTCTTACTCTGAGCTAGAACTTTCACAGCAACAACAGATGGAAGCTAAAAATAGCTATCCAATCCCACCATCAAGACCTGCACCTCCTGGATATCCAAACTCTCATTACTCTTACACTGATCAACCCCCAAGACCCCAGAACCATTATTATCGGccgcaacagcaacaacagccgaACCAGCAGGTGCAGTATTACACAGACCAGTCTCCCCAACATAACAAAACTGTGCCAATCAGCAGTGTTCCAGCCTCTCCTTCGTCTGACTATTCATCTTACATGAGTGACAACAGCATCAAGTTACAACAAGCCAACACAGCATGGAggcaaaaggaacaagaaattaaaaacaagatCTCCGTGCTACCAAGCACAACACCAGCAGTGATAAGCGACTCCTCTCCTTCCAATAGTCCCAAACTAGAGAACGGGGTAGCCTGTTCTCCCGGGAGACAGCAACAGCAAGGTGAAGGTATTTATGGTAAAATTGAGGCCAAAAAGATCCGTCCAGAACCTATCACCCTCAAACAGGCAGAGTCTTTCAGCTCACTCTCTGGCCAGAGTGACGTGTCTAGCCCAGTGCCACGAGGCCCAGATTCTGATTCCAGTCAAGGTAGCCTCGCACGGGATAAAAAGAAGCAGGCTCAGAACAGACCTCTTTCCATGGTGCTTGAGAAAGCAGAGTCTGGGGAAAAGGAGACTCCACCAGGCACTCCAAAAGCCCGTCCACAACCTCCTTTGCGAAGCAACTGGCAGCCAGCAACCCCAGAGAGTGAGGCAATGAAGCGAAATAAgtttaaggaaatgataaagCACAAACTGGACTCgaagacagaaaagaatatAACTCCGAAGGAGTTTGAAGACATGTtccaaaaggagaaggagaagttggAAAATAGTAAGTCTAGCAACTTCGAGGAGGCATTAAAAGAGTTAGAGGAAATTTATGCCAGCCTCAGATTGGACAGTGAGGACCTGCTAGATGGAGCTGAGCGGCGTGACCTGCCTGTGCATCATCAAACACTGAAGGACAACTTACTTAATGACAAAAAAGATCTCTTGAGTGACGGGGACTCCTCTTTCCATGATAGTGAACGGACACAATCATTGTCGGGAAGAAGATCAGGTGTTCCTGATGCTAAAGGTGACGATATGCACTTCCGTAGGTGTCAGCAGAGTACTCGAAATCAGCCTGACGTTCAGAAGGCACTACAGATGACTGGTAGCTACCTCCTTGTGTCGCCTGCCCATGTAACCCCCTCAGATCTTGACAAAGACATGCCAAAAGACCCAATGATGGTTGGAGAACCAGACGTGGTGTATGATGATGTGTCTTACAGGAACATCAAAAAGGCCAACTCCATAAAGATCATTGACCCACAGCCTCCATTTGGCATTCCTCTGGGACCCACCACTCAGGCTTCCCAAAATGATTATCTTCATGTGACACCAAAAGAGAACTACCGACCTAAGATGACCGCCAGGAAACAACCAGACACTGCCATGGATGACTTGGCCTTCAGGAATCTAAGGAAGGATAAGGGCACTAAAGAAGTCAATACCTCCGAGCTAGATGAGTTGTTATGTGAGGCCCGAGCAGGTTCTCCTCGGCGCAGGACAGTGCGCTCCTCCTCAGCTGATAGAGCACAGTCCTTGCGTGGTGACCCTGACCGTGGGCTGAAGCATTACACTCCCCGCCAAGTGAAACATCAGCAGGAGACAAGGCGTGTGGGCAGCCAAAAGGACAACATGACAGACACTGAGGTCACTGGTCACTCCGTCAGTTCACGCCATAATCCAAGTTGGCTAGAAAGAGCCCACCTGTTAGATCCTAAGTGGGATATGAGTACCAACAACCTCAGCACGAGTACTGAGACCCTAACAGAGCTCTCTTCTGCACGAGCAGTCTCTCAGCCAGACATTCGGCGAGCAATCATCCGCGAGGCCCGGGCACCACCAGGAGGCCCTGAGGAGCTGCTTGGTGGACAGCTGCATCACATTACCGCCTCCTCTTTGGCTACTCCAACTGCAGTCACTCTGGCCACCATCACTGTGCCTCGCCTGGTCAAAGTGCATACCGTCCACAGTGCCCCAGCATCCCCTGTCATCCTGGACAGCAAAACTTACAAGCCACTGGACTCCATCTTTAATAGCAAACCCAAGCCTTTCTACTTAACTAACAAAGAGACAGAGCAGAAAGATTCTACACATGAACAgggacaacaacagcaacaagagaaaaagcaaaagaagcaacagcagcatcaagaacaacaacaaaagccgCAGCAGCAAGATGAAGTGGACATTGCCAAGTTGGACGCCCTCATCTCTACTCTCTCCAAAATCGAAGGAAATGATGACCTGTCTGATTCGTCTGATACATCCTCCAAGAGTCTAGGTAACACTCCGCCCATTGACTTTGAAATGAAAGAACTAAAAATATCAGAACCTGCCCTTGAAAACGTGCCTGAGCCCCAAACTGTCGTGTCGGAATCCTCTCGAAAAAATAGTGTAGATTATGAATACAACAGTGCCAAAGCCAATATTGAGAAGGCCATCAGATTATCCATGGCGCTGGAGTCTTATAACAGTGAAGGTAAAGAGGTTTGTTCTCGTAGGCGTAGTGCTGTAGACTTGCCAGTGCGGGAGAGTCTCCCTTCCCATGGcaactcttccatctcttctactAACGTTCTCTCCCTTCCGAGTCTTAACCCGGTGAGCAATGACGGCAGTGGCGGAGCAGCGGGCTCGAGAACTCTTTCTCAGTCCGCCACGCCTCAGGCCGTTCCCGCTAAGGCTTCCACGTGTACTGATAAAGTAGAGTCCATGGTAGTCGTGTCACAGCAGGTGCATGGTAGAGCCCGGCGCTCCCGTTCTGTACCCACCTCACCAAGAACAGTCGACACCATGCCTCTGCTTGGTAAGACCCTGACCAAACCACTTATCAATGAAGCAGAAGTGTCCACTGATGGTGAGGTGGAGTGCGGCTCGGAGTGTGAAGATAGCCTTCCAAGCGGTGtctctgcttccctcgcctTGTCTGTACAAGGTGGTGACGCCCTAGCTGAAAttctgtctccttcctcttgctccactgTCACGCCAAACATGGGTCAGCCTCTCTCAAAGCAACAAACGAGCTCAAATCAAAATCTATCTATTGCATGTGAAACTCAGGCTGCCTCTCAGCCTCTTTCCTCTAAAGACGCTTGTGCTCTCGCTGATTATGAGATTGTTGAATGTGAGAGCTCGCCGGCGAGCGTGGCACACTCCCCTGCCACGAAGCTTTCGTCCACTGCCAAGGCTCCCGCACCGCCTGTgcgcctttcttccctcccac cccctaCCTTACGGGGGACCTCCAGCACCTCACGCCTTTCTGAACAGCCTTCACTCTCGTGTGATGGCGAAGTGAGGCAAGGGGTTCAGGCTGTGCAAAGGTTGCGGGGAGCCAGTGTGCCCCTGCAGCAGCAGGACAACAGAGCAAACGATTCCGAGGGTGAGACATGTGATGGTGAGGTGAGGGCGGGATCCCTGCCGCCAGCCCTGCTTCCGCCTGCTGACTCCACAGGGCTTGCCCAGGGTAGCGGACCGGTGGGCGCCATAGGGCCGCGGTCCTGTGTTCCAGGTGAGGGGGGTGAGTTTGCTGCTAACGGGCAGGATAACACCTGCTTCCAATCCCTGGTGGCCGCGTGTTACCTGCTTGCATGTGTGACCCAACTGGCGGGCGTGGACGTGATAGCTGCCTTTGGCCTGTTACTGGCCATAGCCTCTGTTATCATCACCTTCGCTAGATGA